The window TTCATACATCTGCAGTACAGATACAGAAGATGACTGGCAGGAAGGGCAGGCAGCGATGAGGTGTATCTGTCAAGAATGTACACACTTGACCTTAAATCCAGAAGGTGGTACGACAGACCTCTGGAAAGCCTCTGTAAAGTAAtgataaaaaggaagaagagcaaaaaCAGTCTGGATGAGAAACCACACCAAAGTGTTCTGCAGAACGCTCCCCAGCGAGGCAGATTAATTGTTTTATAGGTTTTATGGTGGTGGTTGAGTTCTGAGCTTGCAAAATCACCCAGGGCAAAGTACATGGCTTTGTGTGTAGGAGAGGGGATGAGTtactttaaaaacacagacaTTTTGGGGAAGGGAAGCAAACACAGTGCAGAATGCTTGCTAAGTTCCTGGTAAGTCTGGGGACAGTCTGTCAGTATGGAAAGGGCAGAAAGCAACTGGAGGACACGTTCCTGTGAGTGCAGTTTTGCCTGATAAGAAGTTGGCAGTAAGAAAGTGGAAGGGCAATGTAGGTCGGAGAGACCATTAAATGAGAAGTTCCTgatggaagggaagggagggaaaaagttATCCACAGTTGATGCTGAGAGGGCCATAACAGTGTGtagcttttttgctttgttcatcACTAAAAAAGTTGAATCTTCATGAACAGGGTAGAGGCGATGCAATAAGGTTTTACCAAAATTTTTGGCACAATCTTGAATGACATTGTTATGAGCAACCCCAGAAAACGCAAGCTAGTGAAAATGCAGCAGAATGGTGCAAAGCCAGACACGAAAACACATTCACAGGGTAGTTCGCAATGGTAATTGGTCAAACCAATTGGAGCAATGCAACTCTTACGGTTCTCTAGAGCTCTGCTTTGGACTCAGGTCTATACAGTATCACCACTAGTGACAGTAGGAATGGGATAGAGGATGCACATCACATTTTCAGATGATGCAAAGGACAAAATAGCTGAAAATGTACTATAAGTAGAGTTCTAAGTGATTTTGACAGATGGATataataaaagaatgaaaaaagaatggATGCAGTTCAATAAAGAGAAATATATTACACAAAGATAAAAATTAGCCACTTAAATGTAGGATGAGTTACAATTAAGGACTGCAATGCAAACAGCAGGAGTCAACAGTGTCACACTACAGCGATGAAAACAAACGTCATCCAAGGGAACACAGGCAGCAATGTCATGTGCAAGATATGCAAAGTGGCCTTTCCACTCTGGCAAGGCCTCAGCTGGAACACCTATGACCAAATCTGTAAGCGGCACTTCAAAAAAATATGCGAAGCATTTGGAGAGATaccagaggagagggaggagaaatggTCAGATACCTTGAAAATATGACCGCTTAGAAAAGCTTAGAAGCATTTagtttgtttaataaaaataagaaaatgctgaGGAAAGACACAGTAACCTTCATGCAAGcaaaaagaagctgcaaagaagaaagtaataaacTGTTCTACACATCCTATTGTGAAAACACAGGAGAACTGTACAGAAAGAGATGTTAAGCGATATTAAGACTAACTTTCTAAAGGGATGAGGGTCTGAGCAATTCCAGGCTCTAGAATCTTCTTTGTTGAAAACTTTCAAGGACACATTAGACAAACATCTGCCTGGTTTGGTCCAGCATTAGAGCAGGGCAAAGGATTTGACCTTTTAAGATTTGAccttttaagatttcttctggACATACTATAACAGTGAGTTCATGGAAGCAAATGGCAACAGAACCTCTTTGGTGGGCTTTGAGATCAACAGTTTTGATCAAAAGTTGCTTATTAAGGTCTGTAATGGGACCCCAGATACATGAGAAGGATCAAACAACAGTTGTCTTGAAGATTTCCTTTGTCCCTGTATTAGGCCAGAAAGTTGTGATATCTTACTCTTGAATGTGAAAGCCTTGATATTAGAATTACCAGCTTTCTCCAGTCTCGAACTGGCTACAGAAAGGTGCTGTATAAATGACTGTGCTTAAGTCCGTTTGGAAGCTAATGCCAATATAAAATGTCATCAGCCTACTACAGCTATAAGGTATCCCACCTTATACACACAAGGTATCCCACATGAATGTGTGCTACCAGAGACTTGGATCTCTATTAGCTTTCCACTTCATCCTGGGTAACACTGAGGATGTTGCCTTTGATAATTACTCTCCTCTGTCCATACTGTGTCACTGCATTCAGGAATTATGGGCACAAAatcctttcttctttcagaatTTAATACTCCTTTTCCCATTCCAAAACTGGCTGAAGCTTTTGATCTTCCAGGcatgctgcagagctgtctgTCCAAAAAAATTTAGGAGTAGGGGGTTGATACATCAAAGAGCAAGAATTAATTAGATGCTTCTTTCTCAACTCCTGCTAGATATGTATCATGGTTTCTGGGAAACCATCAGGCGTGGGGGAAATATTGGCAATATGGTCATTATTCCTACGTGCAAGTAGCGATGTAGCAACACACGTGTATCAGTCCCAGAAGAGGGAAACACACTCAGCGTACCTCAgacttccctctgggagaaggatgCCTTTAACATGATATATGCACAGAAAAGCTCTTTCACCTCTGCTTCTGATTTAATCTATATAATTCTCCTTGGTGCATTTCCTAGGGAGCGAGACACGTGGCACACCATGTGGCTCGCTACAATGGAGGAGGCAGTAGTACAGAAAAGTCTGGAAAATACTCAAAAAACgatatggattaaaaaaaaatgttttgttccgCTTTCTGGCACTTCCAGCTTGCATCATTTGGGACGATCCCATAGATCACTGCATGGATATAACCTGGCATCCAGCACCATACAATTAGAACACACTCACTCAGTACCGCCGCTGGAAAGAATTAGTTTATCAGGATCTTATTTCTGCAGCAAATTGTTAATCAAGGTGCAAAAGGAAGTTGGTGGCAGCATGGTTGCAGCAATGCAATACTGCTAAGTTGGTGACAGCCCTCTAAAGTTTTGCCACACGAAAAGTTTCCACCGTCTTCTCTATAAGCCTTAACTAGTAGTAGCATTAGAGACTTACCTTGCTCCACACACAGGACAGCAGCCAACAAGGTGACAAGACTAGTCTTCATCTCCACCAGATCCTCTCCGCTGGACTGGGAAGATGTTTGGAGGACAGGTTATATACCTTTTGAATGGCAGCAGTTTTACAGGTTCCGAATAGCTCATGGGTGGACATGAAATCAACCCAAGGGTGTGTAATGTGCATGTGGGAGTTCTCCATGCCGGAGCCCATGGAATAGGCTGGCACCTTGGGGAAAAGTCCTGTTAGCAACACATTTCTTGCTCTTCTGGTCGTATGAGCGATGGGAAATGAGGATCTGCTCTCTTCTCCTCtgagtttcttccttttcttcctcccagcaGAAGTAGCAGCTGCACTGATGAAATAGCGGAGCCTGGCGGCATGGGGAGATAGTCCTAACAGTGCATTTTTCTAATCCCTTTGCATAGTCAGCACATGATGTACAAAGGTTCATaccattcattttctttaattattccaCAGTACCAGAAGTTCAGACTCTCAGCTGGCTTACACTGGTTTACCTCCAATAAAATCAGTGTATTTTACACAAAATGAAATTAGCTAATTGTTAGTTAAACAGAAGACTTTCCTCAAATTTTCATGTCagtcttcatttcttttatcAATTCTCCATTACCTGTAATTAATCCCTCTGCTTGCTCCTCTCTTGGTTGTAATTCTCAAATTCCTTATAcactttttatttaatgaagtTTTGCTCCTGTCTCAGGGATCCTTTAGGGGGTCTGCTTTTCTCCACGCCCAACAGTTTCTGGAAATCGTTTGCAATACCACAAATTGGCATCCTGGAATTTCTGCTCTACTTTGAAAAAAGCCATCTCTCAAACTGTCTCTTTTTCAATCTCTTCTCTTAAATCATTCCCTTTGTCCTATTCCTCTGTGTTGCTCTCCTCTGAATTTCTTAAAGTCTGTTTCTGATATTCTGGGAAATAGACCCTAATACAAGATGCATCTTGTAAGAGCTCAAGCTGCCACCTCAATGGAGCTTCTTCCAAACTGAGATTAGTCCTGGACAGCAGATAGCagaatgtgcaaaaaaaaaaaattgccaatttGCTGGCAATTACAGAATAACTTAAGAGGCAGTTACCTAAAAGTAGCCATCAGTAGggtatttttgtctgtttctgaTATGAATCATTCCAACACTGGATGATTTCCTTATCCATGTGAGTTTCTGATACTTTTTCTGGCCCTCCTAAATTGCTCCTAGAATGACATCATCAGGTGGTGAATTCCAGAGTTGTTCAAGCCCGATGTCAAAATAGACATCCCCACTCCTGGTTTGGGAGGTTTGGGAGGTCAGCAGGGGACATGCTGGTAGGGACATGATCAAATCCAGCCTTCTGCTTTGCAGAGGGGAATTCAGTTTACTGCGTAAGTGCGTTATAAACAGGTTGTTCTTCATAATTAGTGGGTGTGTCCTCTTGCTGGTATTTTGCAGTGAGGGTAAAAGGAagcaaccatttttttccttttttcggTCCTATTAATTATCCCACAGACTTCTGTTATATATATatgccttttcccttcctccatgAATGAAACGGTGCTCTAATTACTGCCATATGCCCCCTCATGTTGACATTACCAAcatccatttttttctacatGAATCTTCATGTTCATGCGCATGTTGGCTCAGTGCAAGTCAGCTTTGAAAGAGAGTGGTGAGGCTAAAACATCCCCAGCACTGCCAGAAAACATGTACTAAGAAGAGAAATTTGAGTAGGAAGCAAGCTCTTCTATGTCAAACGGTTATCTGGGAGCTGTCCCCAGGACATTAACATCTTCGTTAGTACCTAGGCATACTGCAATGCTGGAGCATGCCCTCTTCTCAGGGTCTGGAGAGCAGCAATTTTGCAGCACAGTGACTGGGTCGTGATGATTCCTTCTTGCTCAAGAGGACAGATTACGAAACTCAACGCGGTTAGAGGCAACATTTAAGCAGCCAGCGTGGGGAGGATGTCTCCTGCTGCCCAGCATCACAGCCTTCAGCCTGGAGGAGGGCCTGGAGCTGGCAAGCCAGGGACACCAAGTGAGAAGTAAGATTGAGGAAGACTGCAAAAAACTCAAGGAAGCTGAATCACCTCTGTAGAGTAATATCTCATCACTAACCATTCAGGAAAACTAAAATGGACCTCAAAATGGAGCCATGAGTTGGCTATATGACAAGAGAGCAGCAGTTAATTTTGAAAAAGGGATGCCTTTGTCTCTTTCCATGGCTTCCAGAAGCTTTTTAGACCCAGCGGAGACCTTGCTTTGATCTTGTGCATCCATCTTGTCTCTTACTTTGCCATTGATTCATTGGGTGTTAATCGGATCTGGGCAAATAAGCAGAGCGAAAGGGAAGAAATTTCATGTTGTGAGGGAAAAATTATTTAAGGAGAGCAGAAGGCAGCATAGGACCTTCAGAATCAGTGGGGATAGAGCCCTgagtgagggaaaagaagggccaAAGTTAAACCACCTCCTCCAGGTGCCTAATTTAGGCAGGGCAAGGCCCTCTTGGCTGATTCAGGTCCTGGCACAGTGACTTGGAGAACCGAAGACTGAGCTCTGCCATAATCCGGGCAGAGAGAGACAGCTACCTCCCAGGAGCAATCCCAACTATTTGGATGAGATGCCCATCTTCTTCCTGAGAGCCCTCCAGGCATCCCAGATGTCTCTGCAGGGCAGCTCGCCACTCTCATGCAAGGAGTATGCAACCATGGGAGCCAGCAAATAAGAAACGCTGGGCGGAGGGATGTGGAATTAGGCAGCAGCATCTGCGTGGGTGATGTCACATCAGGATTTCTCAGGGAGGCTGGCGGAGAGGAGTCTCCTCTTACACAACACCCATTGCCAAGGGAGGGTTCACTAAGGGAGCTTTCATGGGTTTAGGACCTCCTGTACCTCAGGGCAATTGCTGCTCCCACCTCCAGATAAGGACCCTTTTATGTAACCTGAGATTTGGGTCAATTTTTGGCCCACATGCATGGGTTTTGTTGCTGGGCAGCAGGGAATGCAAAACCTATGGGAGAAACCAGACAAGAAGGAGGCAGGCTGGGGCCCGTGGATGGAGCTGCTCCCTTAGGGATGGGAATCCTGGCTTCCTAGTGCTGATCATAGCTTCTCCATGCAACAGCCATAACCAGACCATGAAAGCCTCCACGGCAGAAGCAGACTCAACCACGTGCCTTTGCCCCCTTTGCCCACACATTGTTATACCTTTCTTCACGTGCCAGGTTCCCTCCCAGCCCAAAACGGAGGCACCTACCAAGTTCAGGTAGCACAAGACATGACCTTATTTTAAACCTGGATGCCAAGAGCAGGTCTGTATTCATAAGCACAGCAGGACAAGACCTGGGGCAGTACTAGCCCCAGCTTGGCCTTTGCCTGTGCCAACCAGCGTTGTCCCTAAGAAATCCTAAACCTGTGGATAGCAAAGGCTGAAGACTACTTCAAATAGTTCGGTTGTTACCACCTTATGATCTGGGTGTGGGGCAGAGTACGGCCATCCAAGGCCACAGAACAGTTTTCGGCTCATTTGAGGTGTTCAAATGTGTGTGGGGCTTGAATATCTCTAAATctggcaggaggggaagaaaggtgaagAGAGTAGATTGGACAGAAGACTGGAGCCAGCTCAGCTGGGGGATGGCAGTGCAATAGAAACCGTGAGGACAACGGAGAGTCTCATTGCTAAAGCTGGAGTTATCCTTGGCCAATGTTGCATTTgcaccaaggagaaaaaaatgagctGAGGCTCTAGCAAGAAAATAGAGGTTGGAGGTAAAGCCCAGACTAAGACTGGATGAAGAATCCAATAGGTAAGGCTGAGAGAGAAAACAGCAAGGGAGTGCACAGCTGGGGGTCGGATGTGAATAGGAGGGAGGGTGGACAAGAAGGGATGGGAGCAGGTTGGGGTGAGCTGGAGCCGTAAGACCACATTTCCTTTGCAAACCTCTTATAAATATCCAGCTGTTTCTGAGTGTTGTTGTTCCTCTGCTATCAGTAAAATACCCAGCAGACCGAGCAAAGTGTGTAGCTGCTCTCCCTGTGCAATGAGTCCACAGAGAGAAAACCAGCTGGGTGAGCTGCACCCAACTAATTATCCTGGGAGATCTTGTTGGGGTAATCCTCGTAGAGAGCTTCTTCAGCTCAGGAGAAAGCATTTCAGCCTCCTGTGACTCACTTCAGAAGGGTTTGAGTGAGTAAATCTCTCATTCCTAGCTAAGATTATCCATAAGGAAGGTCAGTGCAGAGGAATGAGTTCCTTCAACTTTAACCCCGATAGGAAACTTGACCAGCAAacataaaagatttattttcaaagttaatATTTTGTTATAGATGAAGCTGAAATTTCCAGACTCAGCAGACACATGGTAGAAACGGTCTGTCTTTTCCGATGATTTTTCCTTTAAGCACCATGCAAGATACTTTTCTCCCCTTTCAAAATAATCCGTAATGCTTATAAAGCAATTTCCACTGGAAGATCTTAAATCAGTTTAAAGAAAACTTAATGCTCAAGATCCCTTCTTGCTGGGTCCCACCTTGTCCCCTCTGTTTGCCTGCTGGAGAGCTCAACAGCCATTTCCTTTCAGCTGGTTGACccagaagagaaactgaaagcaagTTAAATAGAATACAGTTTACTTTGAAATGGAGTCACAAAATGACACTTCTgccaatgcagaaaaaaaagaaaaatctggggAGAGGCTTCCTGAAGTGAATGCAAAGCAATTGCAATATATTTCAGCATTATTTCAATTTGACTTGCAGACTAACGCCTCCGCTTTTATTGCTGCTAACGTGGATGCATCCAGCTGCTACGCCCGATGTACCATACCACACAGTCACACAATAGAATAAAATAACACTTTATTGTGCCCAGCTTCTGTTTAACAACTATAATATTAAAGGCTTCCTCAGAGCAAAATGATACAGGGCAGAAAATGGTATGAAGGGAAAAATGGCACAAGAGAATGGCAGGGAcaaaatgaagggggaaaaatgcATGGGGTTATAAAGGCCAATAGTAGGAGAGATGGTGACTATATGGTGCCCTTCTGCATGTGCAGGGCTCCGCATCACGCCTTTCTCTTCCAAACACCATTCTGAGGTAGGGCTGTGCTCTTGCGCATTGCCATCAGAgcacagaaagagcaaaaatatttgctgatggGATGTGACCTTCCAGGTAGGAGAAACAGGGCAGGATTCACACTGTACAGATGAGGGTTTGATCCCTTGCAATGCAAGGCCAGGCAgctcctttcccccctcccagcccctttAAAAACCCAGCCGGAGGATGCAGGCGAGACTGGCCAAGACACCCAGAGCTATCATAGTGTAGCTGGTTTTCACACTGCTGGCACCGCTGATGTTGCACAGGGAAGTCTCGCAGCAGCTGGTAGCGACCCCGGCTATGCCAATATTCAGGTCAATTGTTGGGCAAAATGCAGAACATTTCTTGGTAATACGCTGGTTACGGTCATTGCCTGaagtgggaaagagagaaaatggggagaaaagtCAAGTTTTTTGTCTTGTATATTTTTTACAGACTTCAGTGATAGACTGGCTGTGCACTGTCCAGTGGGGAATACATTGTTCTGTACTCAATGCTGTTGGTTTTCCCTTGGGCTTCGTTGCACTGCATCGTTATTTGGGTATGTGCGACCTATGGAGACGATCTCCAGGCCTTACGACTCTGCTGTTTTCAGGGCCAGCTGAGTGCAACCTAGGGCAAGAATTCAGAGATCTAATGCATTTTTACAGTGCAAGATTGCAAGACATCATCCTCACCATGCCTTGGGATTGCTCCTTCCACAGGACCTGGCCCTTTCCAATCCCACCACCTCATGAGAATATATTTGAGCTTGGAGATGAGACACGAGGTTTGTGCAGAGAAATCCTCTCTCTTCCAGTATCTCTctgtgctagttttggctggcATAGAATTAATattcttcacagtagctactatgggactatgttttgaatttgtgctgaaaacatcTTTATCTGAACTgacaaattttctcacttttacccttctgattctctcccccatcccaccgggtggagtgagcaagtggctgtgtggggctgagctgccggctggggttaaaccatgacagtcctttttgatgcccaacatggggctcaaagggtttgagataatgacGGGTTTGcttggaatgtgctagatcaaatttatagctgttattgctgtttagcttttaattggcaggctcctgtgcttgccgtGGGGCTTActtgccttactgtatattagagtctagagcttgttagtggctgctttttgctttcaccGCTTGCtatactgcttatcatcttactctgctgtgcctgggaacattttgataacagcaatggcaatgcgcctgggctggcagatggccagggcatcgctgctgtttctgtgctgctgtaatggacaggctggaactccagcgTGAACTTGAgtcgaagggactgtgacctgtggatgagcccacgcaggagcaggacaccctgaagcgtctgtggctgtggataagccCATGCCAGACCAGGTACATCTCAAAGTGTCTGTGGCCGTGGTTATGcctgtgccacagcaggtatacctctgaagggattgtggcccaaggataaatccatgctggagaaggtacaccttgaagtatctgtggctgtggataagtccacGCTGGAACAGGTACACCTGAAagcaactgtggctgtggataagtctatgctgCAGCACATATACCCCTGgagagactgtggctcatagaAAGGTGGAGCAGGTACtcccctaagggactgcagtctatAGATAAGCCCAAGCCggagcaggggaaaggggagTTTATTGCAATATTAAACCCcatggtctggtccaaagggaccaggggtggagattgtagtggaaatacctttaaattgttgtaacccatgatttgtGTTGCATGTtttaggaattactatagcaggaaccacctgaaccaatagaggacaagccttacaagaagcagtgcaagtgcagcagtgacccaacctgagctggctttggtgcccaataactccacacaacacaccacctctcctgtcccgAGTGACCACCATAAGAGATGGAGGCCAAaatcatggactaaatgaactcagtggacatttctggacattttgtggacattttacaagggtggtccatagactacagtaatgatatctgtgtattacatcaaaggatgggaaggggagtggtgggtaatgaggatgtattggatagcaTGGGACCTGAGCgtgatgtaaatggtatggaataaggggtggagaatgtgctggtttgggctgggatagggttaattttcatcatagtagctagtatggggctacattttggatttgtgctgaaaacagtgttgataacacagggatgttttagttactgctgagcagtgcttacacagagccaagggcttttctgcttctcatcccaccccactagcgaggaggctgggggggcacaagaagttgggaggggacacagctgggacagctgacctcaactgaccaaagggatattccagaccatagg is drawn from Harpia harpyja isolate bHarHar1 chromosome 5, bHarHar1 primary haplotype, whole genome shotgun sequence and contains these coding sequences:
- the LOC128142307 gene encoding lymphocyte antigen 6E-like, with amino-acid sequence MKTSLLVVLIIALCTESAFSLTCFTCKDATSNLHCLSTTTCSDHEKYCLTTYSTTGLGNDRNQRITKKCSAFCPTIDLNIGIAGVATSCCETSLCNISGASSVKTSYTMIALGVLASLACILRLGF